Proteins from a single region of Companilactobacillus farciminis KCTC 3681 = DSM 20184:
- a CDS encoding bifunctional 5,10-methylenetetrahydrofolate dehydrogenase/5,10-methenyltetrahydrofolate cyclohydrolase has translation MKLLEGKKVAQALDETMTKRVEELKKKGVTPGLAVILVGDNSASAVYVRNKKRRAEKLGIDFQLIHFDATVTEDELLQKIDELNHDEKVDGFIVQLPVPDHIDEDKVIEAIDPRKDVDGFTPISVGNLWIGTPLTKPATASGILMMLDHYNVDLDGKNVVIVGRSNIVGKPTAALMLDRNATVTITHSHTKNLKEITSKADVLVVAIGKAKFITKEYVKDQAIVVDVGMDRDENGKLCGDVDFDDVKQKAAMMTPVPGGVGPMTITALVDQVIELAEGRANG, from the coding sequence ATGAAATTATTAGAAGGTAAAAAAGTAGCACAAGCTTTGGATGAAACAATGACTAAGCGAGTTGAAGAATTAAAGAAGAAAGGCGTAACTCCTGGATTGGCCGTTATTTTAGTCGGTGACAATTCAGCTAGTGCTGTCTATGTTCGCAACAAGAAACGCCGTGCCGAAAAACTTGGAATCGATTTTCAATTGATTCATTTCGATGCAACTGTAACAGAAGATGAACTTTTGCAAAAAATCGATGAATTGAATCATGACGAAAAAGTTGATGGATTTATCGTTCAATTGCCGGTTCCTGATCATATCGATGAGGATAAGGTTATTGAAGCTATTGATCCAAGAAAAGATGTTGATGGATTCACTCCTATCAGTGTTGGAAATCTTTGGATCGGAACACCTTTAACTAAACCAGCAACTGCTTCAGGAATTTTGATGATGCTTGACCATTACAACGTTGACTTAGACGGTAAAAACGTCGTTATCGTTGGTCGTAGCAATATTGTTGGAAAACCAACAGCTGCTTTGATGTTGGATCGTAATGCCACTGTAACGATCACTCATTCGCATACTAAGAACCTAAAAGAAATAACAAGTAAGGCTGATGTGCTAGTTGTAGCCATTGGAAAAGCCAAATTTATCACTAAAGAATATGTCAAAGACCAAGCAATCGTCGTTGATGTTGGAATGGATCGTGATGAAAATGGCAAGCTTTGTGGGGATGTCGATTTTGATGACGTCAAACAAAAGGCTGCTATGATGACTCCAGTTCCCGGTGGTGTTGGTCCAATGACAATCACGGCCTTGGTAGACCAAGTGATTGAATTAGCCGAAGGCAGGGCAAATGGATAA
- a CDS encoding ribosomal-processing cysteine protease Prp, whose product MIKASFHQNSDKQIDSFLIKGHADSGPYGQDLVCAAVSAVTIGTINNLEKLTGAKPQVVMDEVNGGHLGCQFDEAISHDTALLLDNLFWTLKDVEGSYAKNIEVSVQKNKIDLD is encoded by the coding sequence ATGATTAAAGCTAGTTTTCACCAGAACTCAGATAAACAGATCGATTCTTTTCTAATCAAAGGACATGCTGATTCGGGACCTTATGGTCAAGATTTAGTCTGTGCTGCTGTTTCAGCGGTGACGATCGGTACGATCAATAATCTGGAAAAACTCACTGGGGCTAAGCCTCAAGTGGTCATGGATGAGGTAAATGGCGGCCATCTAGGTTGTCAATTTGACGAAGCAATATCACACGATACTGCCTTGTTATTGGATAACTTGTTTTGGACTCTTAAAGACGTCGAAGGAAGTTACGCCAAAAACATTGAAGTTTCAGTACAAAAAAATAAAATAGATCTTGATTAG
- a CDS encoding exodeoxyribonuclease VII small subunit yields the protein MAEEKKTFEENLADLEEIVKNLETGNVPLEEAMEKFKKGVTLSKELEKTLSDAEETVTKIMTKDGQEVNMKNDQSKDE from the coding sequence ATGGCTGAAGAAAAGAAAACATTTGAAGAAAATTTGGCGGATCTAGAAGAAATCGTCAAAAACCTTGAAACTGGGAATGTTCCATTGGAAGAAGCCATGGAAAAATTCAAAAAGGGTGTTACTTTGAGTAAAGAACTCGAAAAGACCCTCAGTGATGCTGAAGAAACAGTTACTAAGATCATGACTAAAGACGGTCAAGAAGTTAATATGAAAAATGATCAAAGTAAGGACGAGTAG
- a CDS encoding aminotransferase class I/II-fold pyridoxal phosphate-dependent enzyme, giving the protein MTKWNAAFPDKLKEVIKEVDQQIAPKLAEIDEQVLDNQNKVLAAFREENIDESSLLGTTGYGDDDRGRDQLEAVYADVFKTEAALVRPQFVSGTHTLATALFGMLRPGDNLLYVTGEPYDTMQEVIGIAGNKRGSLIDYQIGFDSVKMDGDKVDFDLMKQKIEEQNPKVIAIQRSRGYSTRKSLTVKEIAEIIKQIKTVSDAIIFVDNCYGEFSETIEPTEVGADLMAGSLIKNAGGGLAKVGGYIVGKKDLVELASYRLTAPGIGASEGATIDRQSEMFQGFFLAPRVTGNAIKGAIFEAAIFEKLGLNVSPKWNDDRTDLIQTIEFNDPDKMVHFAKLVQQFSPIDSNVSPEPSAMSGYEDQVVMAAGTFVSGASVEFSADGPMRPPYIIYIQGGLTYEHVKIAISNACKELFF; this is encoded by the coding sequence ATGACTAAATGGAATGCTGCATTTCCAGATAAATTAAAAGAGGTCATCAAAGAAGTTGACCAACAAATTGCACCAAAATTAGCAGAAATAGACGAACAAGTTTTGGACAATCAAAACAAAGTTTTAGCTGCTTTTCGAGAAGAAAATATCGATGAGAGTAGTTTGTTAGGAACGACAGGTTACGGGGATGATGATCGTGGACGAGACCAACTAGAAGCAGTTTATGCGGATGTCTTCAAAACAGAAGCTGCTTTGGTTCGTCCGCAATTTGTTTCTGGAACGCATACTTTAGCAACGGCCTTGTTTGGCATGCTACGTCCTGGAGACAACCTTTTATACGTGACTGGGGAACCTTATGATACGATGCAAGAAGTCATCGGAATTGCTGGTAACAAGCGTGGTTCTTTGATCGACTATCAAATTGGTTTTGATTCTGTCAAAATGGACGGAGATAAAGTTGATTTTGACTTGATGAAGCAAAAAATCGAGGAACAAAATCCTAAGGTCATTGCCATTCAAAGATCTCGTGGCTATTCGACTCGTAAGAGCTTGACGGTTAAAGAAATTGCTGAAATCATCAAGCAGATAAAAACTGTCAGTGATGCGATAATCTTTGTCGACAACTGTTATGGTGAATTTTCAGAAACTATCGAACCAACAGAAGTTGGAGCCGATTTGATGGCCGGTTCATTGATTAAAAATGCTGGTGGTGGTCTAGCAAAGGTCGGAGGCTACATCGTTGGTAAAAAGGATTTAGTAGAATTAGCCAGCTATCGTTTAACCGCTCCTGGTATTGGTGCCTCAGAAGGTGCTACGATCGATCGTCAGTCAGAGATGTTCCAAGGCTTTTTCTTAGCTCCAAGAGTAACCGGCAATGCTATCAAAGGTGCTATTTTTGAAGCAGCTATTTTTGAAAAACTCGGTCTGAACGTTTCTCCTAAATGGAATGATGATCGAACTGACTTGATTCAAACAATCGAATTCAATGATCCTGATAAGATGGTTCATTTTGCCAAACTCGTCCAACAATTTTCACCAATCGATTCAAATGTTTCTCCAGAACCTAGTGCGATGTCTGGTTATGAGGATCAAGTCGTTATGGCTGCCGGAACGTTTGTCTCTGGCGCTAGTGTTGAATTTTCAGCTGATGGACCAATGAGACCACCATATATTATTTATATTCAAGGTGGTTTGACTTATGAGCACGTCAAAATTGCCATCAGTAATGCATGTAAAGAATTATTCTTCTAA
- the nusB gene encoding transcription antitermination factor NusB: MISRHKIRELAVQSLFSIETTKDTPEDAIASTMQLCDLTTEAVPDYLTFLVSGTNEHQEELDEKIAKYLKNKWTVQRLSRIDRAILRVGLFEMENSLEVPRKVAIDEAIQMAGDFGDKDSKSFINGILSNFVEG; the protein is encoded by the coding sequence GTGATAAGTAGACATAAGATCAGAGAACTCGCAGTTCAATCACTATTTTCCATTGAAACTACTAAGGACACTCCAGAAGACGCTATCGCATCTACCATGCAACTATGTGATTTGACGACTGAAGCAGTGCCAGATTATTTGACATTCTTGGTTTCAGGAACAAATGAACATCAAGAAGAACTTGATGAAAAAATTGCTAAATATTTGAAGAATAAATGGACAGTTCAACGTTTGTCCAGAATTGATCGTGCAATTTTACGCGTTGGGTTATTTGAAATGGAAAACAGTTTGGAAGTACCAAGGAAGGTAGCTATTGATGAAGCAATTCAAATGGCTGGCGACTTTGGCGATAAGGACTCAAAGTCCTTCATAAATGGAATTTTATCTAATTTTGTAGAAGGGTAA
- the efp gene encoding elongation factor P codes for MSISVNDFKNGLTIEVKDGIWRVIEFQHVKPGKGSAFVRSKLKNLRTGAVQEMTFRSTAKVEKANIENKKMQYLYAEGDNYVFMDTTTYEQLSLPGDEIRDELKYLKENMEVSVVMYGGETLGVELPNTVDLKVVETEASIKGDTQSGGSKPATMETGVVVQVPFFVNEGDMLTINTQDGTYISRA; via the coding sequence ATGTCAATTTCAGTAAATGATTTTAAAAACGGTTTAACAATTGAAGTAAAAGATGGTATCTGGCGTGTTATCGAATTCCAACACGTTAAGCCAGGTAAGGGTAGTGCTTTCGTACGTTCAAAGTTAAAGAACTTGAGAACAGGTGCTGTTCAAGAAATGACTTTCAGATCAACTGCTAAAGTTGAAAAAGCCAACATCGAAAACAAGAAGATGCAATATCTTTACGCTGAAGGCGATAACTACGTGTTCATGGATACAACAACTTATGAACAACTATCACTTCCAGGCGATGAAATCAGAGACGAATTGAAGTATTTGAAAGAAAACATGGAAGTCAGCGTTGTAATGTATGGTGGCGAAACACTTGGAGTTGAATTGCCTAATACAGTTGACCTAAAGGTTGTTGAAACAGAAGCTTCAATCAAGGGTGATACACAATCAGGTGGTTCAAAACCAGCTACAATGGAAACAGGTGTTGTTGTGCAAGTACCATTCTTCGTTAACGAAGGCGATATGCTAACAATTAACACACAAGACGGTACTTACATTTCACGTGCCTAA
- the miaA gene encoding tRNA (adenosine(37)-N6)-dimethylallyltransferase MiaA: protein MIKVVAIVGPTAVGKSALGLKLAQKFNGEIISGDSMQIYKKLDIGTAKDTPEELQAVPHHLVDICDASERYTVKDFQQKARQIITDLSKEQKLPLVVGGTGFYLSSLVNNLNLGGKSDSDPSLRKQLMTIEQAGGIDQLQKMLQTIDPKAFEKIDIDNSRRLIRAIEVMKTTGKSITEQNNGEKWADFYLVGLTDERQKLYGRINQRVDMMAQNGLIDEAKYVYDHRDEFPQASKGIGYKELYPYFDGTADLETCLSEIKKNSRHFAKRQFTYFRNQMDVDWYNISDDNNYQEIIEKNIVNFMEG from the coding sequence TTGATAAAAGTAGTTGCAATAGTAGGACCAACCGCCGTTGGCAAGAGTGCCTTAGGGTTAAAATTGGCCCAAAAATTCAATGGTGAGATCATTTCGGGTGATTCGATGCAAATCTATAAGAAGCTTGATATCGGAACAGCCAAGGATACTCCAGAAGAATTACAGGCTGTTCCACATCACTTAGTAGATATTTGTGATGCTAGTGAACGTTATACGGTCAAAGATTTCCAACAAAAAGCTCGTCAAATTATCACCGATTTATCTAAAGAACAGAAATTACCTTTAGTCGTTGGTGGGACAGGTTTTTATTTGAGTTCTTTGGTCAACAACTTGAATTTGGGTGGCAAATCTGACAGTGATCCAAGTTTGCGTAAACAATTGATGACGATCGAACAAGCTGGTGGCATTGATCAATTGCAAAAGATGTTACAAACAATTGATCCAAAAGCTTTCGAAAAAATTGACATCGATAATTCACGTCGCTTGATCAGGGCAATTGAAGTCATGAAAACGACTGGTAAATCAATCACAGAACAAAACAATGGTGAAAAGTGGGCTGATTTTTATTTGGTAGGATTAACGGATGAACGCCAGAAATTATATGGACGAATCAACCAGCGTGTCGATATGATGGCTCAGAATGGCTTAATTGACGAAGCTAAGTACGTTTATGACCATCGTGATGAATTCCCCCAAGCTAGCAAAGGAATTGGCTACAAGGAGTTATATCCCTATTTTGACGGTACGGCTGATTTAGAAACTTGTCTATCAGAGATCAAAAAGAACTCACGTCATTTTGCTAAGCGTCAATTTACGTATTTCCGTAATCAAATGGATGTGGATTGGTATAATATTAGTGATGATAACAATTATCAAGAAATAATTGAAAAAAATATCGTTAATTTTATGGAGGGGTAA
- a CDS encoding polyprenyl synthetase family protein encodes MEIKKFSDFCEQVLPDFNQFLNDRLNSEIKQETLKQAMLYSVNAGGKRVRPMLFLAVAYSSGVKLKDLPKYFDIAGAIELVHTYSLIHDDLPEMDDSDYRRGKLSNHKKFGVGPAVLAGDGLLTQAFYWIAKSSLNTDKRMAAVRILSHNAGPMGMVAGQMTDITMEDKVLSESELTTLHKEKTADLLMAAITMGAFCADHELSKNLVLYAQDVGLAFQLKDDLDDCGDDEDADKNTFPNLIGKKATETKLNELVKEAFNAVLKEDKFDKNLLVSFLDYFKE; translated from the coding sequence ATGGAAATTAAAAAGTTTTCTGATTTTTGTGAACAAGTTTTACCAGATTTTAATCAATTTTTAAATGATCGACTAAACTCTGAAATCAAACAAGAAACTTTAAAACAGGCCATGCTCTATTCTGTCAATGCTGGTGGCAAACGGGTTCGTCCAATGCTATTTTTGGCAGTCGCTTATTCATCTGGAGTTAAATTAAAGGACTTACCAAAGTATTTTGATATCGCTGGTGCTATCGAATTAGTACATACTTATTCCTTGATTCACGATGATTTGCCAGAAATGGATGATAGTGATTATCGTCGTGGCAAATTATCTAACCATAAGAAATTCGGTGTTGGCCCAGCAGTTTTAGCCGGGGATGGTTTGTTAACGCAAGCCTTTTATTGGATTGCCAAATCTAGTTTAAATACTGACAAAAGAATGGCTGCAGTGAGAATCCTTTCGCACAATGCTGGTCCGATGGGTATGGTTGCCGGTCAAATGACTGACATAACTATGGAAGATAAAGTTCTGTCAGAAAGTGAATTGACAACTTTGCACAAGGAAAAGACAGCCGACTTATTGATGGCAGCTATTACCATGGGAGCCTTTTGTGCTGATCATGAGTTGTCTAAGAATTTAGTTTTGTATGCTCAAGATGTTGGTCTAGCTTTTCAGTTGAAAGACGACTTAGATGACTGTGGCGATGACGAAGATGCCGACAAGAATACTTTTCCTAACTTGATTGGTAAGAAGGCAACCGAAACTAAGTTGAATGAGTTGGTTAAGGAAGCTTTCAATGCAGTTTTAAAGGAAGACAAATTCGATAAAAACTTACTAGTAAGCTTTTTGGATTATTTTAAAGAATAG
- a CDS encoding Asp23/Gls24 family envelope stress response protein, with translation MAEQKYVSLQQDSGKINGNVEISHQVIEILLGIATNQVEGVYEMRGTISSRIDSLFGRINHGKGVDVSFADNQVSADVYVYLEYGVSIPKVSLEIQKSAIEQLEFMTDLDLSEINVHVVGLIAKKETGDIERVTTDKKE, from the coding sequence ATGGCTGAACAAAAATATGTTTCTCTACAACAAGATAGTGGAAAAATAAACGGCAATGTTGAAATATCACATCAAGTTATTGAGATCCTTTTAGGAATTGCTACAAACCAGGTTGAGGGTGTTTACGAAATGCGTGGCACTATTTCAAGCCGAATCGATTCACTCTTTGGTAGAATCAACCATGGTAAGGGAGTTGATGTGTCGTTTGCAGATAATCAAGTGTCTGCTGATGTCTATGTTTATTTAGAATATGGCGTATCGATCCCTAAAGTATCCTTAGAGATCCAAAAATCAGCCATTGAACAACTCGAATTCATGACCGATTTAGACTTAAGTGAAATTAACGTACATGTTGTCGGATTAATCGCTAAGAAAGAAACAGGCGATATCGAACGTGTAACAACGGATAAAAAGGAATAA
- the rpmA gene encoding 50S ribosomal protein L27, giving the protein MLKMNLQFFSHHKGGGSTSNGRDSAGRRLGAKRADGQAITAGSIIYRQRGTKIHPGANVGRSGDDTLFALTDGVVKYERLGKDRRKVSVY; this is encoded by the coding sequence ATGCTTAAGATGAATTTACAATTTTTCTCTCACCACAAGGGTGGTGGATCAACAAGTAACGGCCGTGACTCTGCTGGTCGTAGACTAGGTGCTAAGCGTGCTGATGGCCAAGCTATCACAGCTGGCTCAATTATTTACAGACAACGTGGTACAAAGATTCACCCAGGTGCTAATGTTGGTCGCAGTGGCGATGACACATTGTTCGCACTTACAGATGGCGTTGTTAAGTACGAAAGACTTGGCAAAGACAGAAGAAAAGTTTCAGTATATTAA
- the rplU gene encoding 50S ribosomal protein L21: MYAIIKTGGKQYKVEENSSIYVEKLDVKEGDAVTFDDVILVSDGKTVKVGSPVVEGASVSGKVEKQGKEKKVVTYKYKPKKHSHTKTGHRQPYTKVLIDSIKA, from the coding sequence ATGTACGCAATTATTAAAACTGGTGGTAAGCAATATAAAGTTGAAGAAAACTCTTCAATTTATGTTGAAAAGCTTGATGTCAAAGAAGGAGACGCAGTTACATTTGATGATGTAATCTTAGTTTCTGATGGCAAGACTGTTAAAGTTGGTAGCCCTGTAGTTGAAGGCGCTAGTGTTTCTGGTAAGGTTGAAAAGCAAGGTAAGGAAAAGAAAGTTGTTACTTACAAGTACAAACCTAAGAAGCATTCACATACAAAGACAGGTCACCGTCAACCATATACAAAGGTACTTATCGATAGTATCAAGGCTTAA
- a CDS encoding TlyA family RNA methyltransferase, with protein sequence MAKKRIDVLLVEQNLFESREQAKRSVMAGEVYNQDNLRFDKPGEKVDPDTVFHLAKNAHSKYVSRGGYKLEKALKSFDIDLSDRICLDIGSSTGGFTDVALQNGATKVYALDVGYNQLAWKLRKDERVVVMERVNFRYSKPEDFHEGLPQFAMTDVSFISLELILPPMFNIILPGADAVCLIKPQFEAGPENVGKHGIVRDHKVHQMVLEKIINFAKNTGFIVSGLDFSPIKGGEGNIEFLMHIQKPKEAQDGEILDTVSVEKTMEAAYSNLNK encoded by the coding sequence TTGGCAAAAAAAAGAATTGATGTTTTATTAGTTGAACAAAATTTATTCGAATCTCGTGAACAGGCGAAACGTTCAGTCATGGCTGGAGAAGTTTACAACCAAGATAATTTACGTTTTGATAAACCAGGTGAAAAAGTCGATCCAGATACAGTTTTTCATTTGGCTAAAAATGCTCACTCCAAGTATGTCAGCCGTGGTGGCTACAAGTTGGAGAAGGCTTTGAAGTCATTTGATATCGACTTGTCTGATCGTATCTGCTTGGATATTGGTTCATCAACTGGTGGCTTTACTGATGTAGCTTTGCAAAATGGTGCTACTAAAGTTTATGCCTTGGATGTTGGTTACAATCAATTAGCCTGGAAATTGCGTAAGGACGAACGTGTTGTCGTTATGGAACGAGTTAATTTCCGTTACAGCAAACCAGAAGACTTTCACGAAGGTTTGCCACAATTTGCGATGACTGATGTCTCATTTATTTCTTTGGAATTAATTTTGCCACCAATGTTTAATATTATTTTGCCTGGTGCCGATGCAGTTTGCTTAATTAAACCTCAGTTTGAAGCTGGTCCAGAAAATGTAGGAAAGCACGGTATCGTCAGGGATCACAAGGTTCATCAAATGGTACTAGAGAAGATTATTAATTTTGCTAAAAATACTGGCTTTATCGTTTCTGGATTGGACTTTTCGCCAATCAAGGGTGGCGAAGGTAATATTGAATTTTTGATGCACATTCAAAAGCCTAAAGAAGCACAAGATGGTGAAATTTTGGACACTGTTTCAGTAGAGAAAACCATGGAAGCAGCATACTCAAATCTAAACAAATAG
- the xseA gene encoding exodeoxyribonuclease VII large subunit: MDNEQYLTVTALSQYLKRKFDVDPYLGHVYLMGEISNFRLRPAHQYFSLKDDKAKISAIMFKSNFEKVKFKPEEGMKVLVQGRISLYEPAGSYQIYVDTMEPAGLGALYVAFEQLKKKLSQQGVFDLPKKPIPQFPKRIAVVTSESGAVIHDIMTTVARRFPIVQLVLYPAQVQGDGAAETIVEQLRRINEDGNFDTIIIGRGGGSIEDLWPFNEEIVAQAIVQSQIPVISSVGHETDTTIADLVADLRAATPTAAAELATPVLSETLQHLQDLHTRLYSAQNNLIAQYQDRVQNLSQNVFLQHPERIYEVYLQKVDGLENRLSQNLANSLNRSKTELIQYANRLVRVSPRDQIYSYNNQVNRQYQILINNINKIINKNRNVFNSQVATLDSLSPLKTLSRGFAIPTNQKGRVLTKASDYQVDQTVNLRVRDGNVKLITKEISEDNNG, from the coding sequence ATGGATAATGAGCAATATTTAACAGTTACCGCTTTAAGCCAATATTTGAAGAGAAAATTTGACGTGGACCCTTATTTGGGACACGTCTATTTGATGGGGGAAATTTCTAATTTTCGTTTGAGACCAGCTCATCAGTATTTTTCTTTAAAAGATGACAAAGCTAAGATTTCAGCGATAATGTTTAAAAGTAATTTTGAAAAAGTTAAATTTAAACCTGAAGAAGGTATGAAGGTTCTCGTTCAAGGTCGAATCTCTTTATATGAACCAGCTGGTTCTTATCAAATATATGTCGATACGATGGAGCCTGCCGGATTGGGAGCTTTGTACGTAGCTTTTGAGCAATTGAAGAAAAAGCTTTCGCAACAAGGTGTCTTTGATTTGCCCAAAAAGCCAATTCCTCAGTTCCCTAAGCGAATTGCGGTGGTTACTAGTGAATCTGGTGCGGTTATCCATGATATTATGACTACCGTTGCTAGAAGATTCCCAATCGTTCAACTAGTTTTGTACCCAGCTCAAGTTCAAGGTGATGGAGCAGCAGAAACGATTGTTGAGCAATTGAGACGCATCAATGAAGATGGTAACTTTGATACGATCATTATTGGTCGCGGTGGTGGTTCAATTGAAGATTTGTGGCCTTTTAATGAAGAAATCGTGGCGCAAGCAATCGTTCAAAGCCAAATACCAGTAATCAGTTCAGTGGGACATGAAACGGATACGACGATTGCTGATTTAGTTGCCGATTTACGAGCAGCGACTCCAACGGCAGCGGCTGAATTAGCGACTCCTGTTTTGAGTGAAACGTTGCAACATTTACAAGACTTGCATACAAGACTTTATAGCGCTCAAAACAACTTGATTGCTCAATACCAAGACCGGGTCCAAAATTTGTCTCAGAACGTATTTTTGCAGCATCCGGAACGAATCTATGAGGTATATCTCCAAAAGGTCGATGGTCTAGAAAATAGATTGTCGCAAAACTTGGCTAATTCGTTAAATCGTTCAAAGACTGAATTGATCCAATATGCTAATCGATTAGTTAGGGTTTCGCCCCGTGATCAAATTTATAGTTATAACAATCAAGTCAACCGTCAGTATCAAATTTTGATCAACAATATCAATAAAATCATTAATAAAAATCGTAATGTATTTAATAGTCAAGTAGCTACTTTAGATTCATTGAGTCCTTTAAAGACTTTGAGTCGTGGATTCGCTATTCCAACGAATCAAAAAGGCAGGGTATTGACTAAAGCATCTGATTATCAAGTTGATCAAACGGTGAATTTGAGAGTTAGAGATGGTAATGTTAAATTAATAACCAAAGAAATAAGCGAGGATAATAATGGCTGA
- a CDS encoding carboxylesterase family protein produces MKKIMKTTTGTYHGIMDHEHLDFLGVPFGYGRRFKRAEEFSMSKFGPNEIDKVHYAVHHGVQPMQKDALNQNSKINFGENCLNLDICTPDVEGKYPIVIEFYGGGFLKGGNYTKQMSWLDHQSVVHVVPNYRLGLFGWGKVEGGDVNVGLSDQLMAIQWVLDNAASFGGDVKNVTLVGISAGAKSISALMASNATVLDRIQKVILFSGGVQTIRDMATAKKVTEMICRDSEIKSTKDLFNLTDDGLQIVQEHLLDKHVATNWFGPVIDDDLISSNWQEQLLRRVKRTNFKTIISAGSNELENYKSMNINHLENDVFPDLFDKNVEALRTALLNDQYSKNDFVQMLGDAMYTLPARRLAELLAQENDAEVYCNYVKVADGQHGGILQYLNTPVEELNIDYRKNQRHFLNLLFEFINEGKPYDEAIKYEWPLFDDDRLVLELDPDDLKSVSVISRRIPKDLPWQSYLL; encoded by the coding sequence ATGAAGAAGATTATGAAAACTACCACAGGGACATATCACGGAATTATGGATCATGAACATCTTGATTTCTTAGGAGTTCCGTTTGGATATGGTCGTCGATTTAAACGCGCTGAAGAATTTTCTATGTCAAAATTTGGACCAAATGAAATTGATAAAGTTCATTATGCAGTGCATCATGGTGTGCAACCGATGCAAAAAGATGCATTGAACCAAAATAGTAAAATTAATTTTGGCGAGAATTGTTTGAATCTTGATATTTGTACCCCTGATGTAGAAGGAAAGTACCCGATTGTCATCGAGTTTTATGGCGGTGGCTTTTTAAAGGGAGGAAATTATACTAAACAGATGTCGTGGCTAGATCACCAGTCAGTTGTCCATGTAGTGCCAAATTATCGTTTAGGTTTGTTTGGCTGGGGCAAAGTTGAAGGTGGAGATGTTAACGTCGGCTTGTCAGATCAGTTGATGGCAATTCAATGGGTCTTGGACAATGCTGCAAGTTTTGGTGGCGACGTCAAAAATGTTACGTTAGTCGGCATTTCAGCTGGAGCTAAGTCGATTTCAGCTTTGATGGCATCTAATGCGACTGTATTGGATCGAATTCAAAAGGTTATTTTATTTTCTGGTGGCGTACAAACAATTCGTGATATGGCAACAGCTAAGAAAGTAACCGAAATGATCTGCCGTGATAGTGAAATCAAATCAACAAAAGATCTATTTAATTTAACCGATGATGGCTTGCAAATTGTTCAAGAGCATTTATTAGATAAACATGTGGCAACGAACTGGTTTGGTCCTGTGATCGATGATGATTTGATTTCTTCAAACTGGCAAGAACAGTTGCTACGCAGAGTTAAGAGAACCAATTTTAAGACGATTATCTCGGCTGGAAGTAACGAGTTAGAAAATTATAAGTCCATGAATATCAATCATTTGGAAAATGACGTTTTTCCTGATTTGTTCGACAAGAATGTTGAAGCGTTGAGGACTGCGCTATTAAATGACCAGTATTCGAAAAATGATTTCGTTCAAATGCTTGGGGATGCTATGTATACTTTGCCAGCTAGACGTTTGGCTGAATTGCTAGCACAAGAAAATGATGCTGAAGTCTACTGCAACTATGTCAAAGTAGCAGATGGGCAACACGGTGGCATATTGCAGTATTTAAATACGCCAGTTGAAGAATTAAATATCGATTATCGTAAAAATCAACGGCATTTCTTGAATCTTTTGTTTGAGTTCATCAATGAGGGTAAGCCTTACGATGAAGCAATTAAGTATGAATGGCCTTTATTTGATGATGACCGTTTGGTGTTAGAATTAGACCCTGATGACTTGAAGAGTGTTTCGGTTATTAGTCGTAGAATTCCTAAAGATTTACCTTGGCAATCATATTTACTATAA